The segment CACCATCACAGCGGTGAAGAGCATCGAGAAACTAACGAAATATTCACCGCGGTATGCCAACATCGCAAGTGGCAGAGTTTTCTTATCTGATTCTTGAATAAGCAAAAGTGGCCAGAGAAGATCGTTCCAGTTGATTACAAATAGGAAAATCGCTGTTGCACCCATCGCAGGTCGGGATAACGGTAGGGCGATAGAGCGATAGATGCGAAGCGGCGATGCGCCATCTACCTCAGAAGCTTCATACATATCTCGAGATATCTCTCGGAAGAAAGCGGTAAGAATAAAGATAGAAATTGGCAGGGTTGTGGTCACATTGATAATCACTAAGCCAAAGAACGAGTTGGTAAGTCCCAAATCTCGGAAGATGTAATAGATCGGAACAAGGTTGATCTGGGCGGGAATTGCCAAGCCGAGTGCAAATAAAGTTGCCAATACTTTTCCGGAAACTGTGATCATTCGGGCGATTGCAAATGAGGCCAGGCTGGCAAATAGCAAGGTGAAAATTACGGATAGCAGGGTTACAACTACGCTATTTCTAAAACTAACTTCAAGGTCGCTGTCGCTAAGCAATCTCTTGTAGTTATCCAGACTCCAGACATCTGGGAGAGAAAGTGGCTTGTTATAGACCTCAGAGTCGGTCTTGAAGGAGCCTAGAACAACAATAAGCGAAGGAATCAGAATTAGCGCGGCAAAGAAAGTAAGCGAGACAATCCGAGAACTCTTAAAGATCATTTCTTATCCCTCACTTCTCGTATCGTCCGCTAAATGCCCGGCGTTGCAACCAAGTTATAAGCACCATAGTGGCAACCATAAAGATTGTCTGTGCCGCCGCGTATCCAAGTCGAAGTTCATTAAACAAAGTGAAATAAACCAAGGTGCTAAAAATACTTGTTGAGTTATTTGGTCCCGCGGTTGAATTTGTCATAACCATGATCAAATCAAAGGCGCGGAACGATTGAATAGTCGTATATGCCATAACCACCAAGGTCGTAGGCATCGCCATTGGCCAAGTTATCTTTGTAAATTGCTTCCAGCGAGATGCGCCATCTACCTCTGCGGCCTCATAAAGTTCTTTGGGAATCTGCTGCAGGCCGGCGATATAGACAACCATCATCTGACCGGTGTGGAACCAGACTTGGCTAAAAGCGATCGCATAGAGCGCGCTGCTTTCACTACCCAGCCAGTTAAGTGCAAAGGAAGGCAATCCAACGCTATTAAAGAATAGGTTGATCGCTCCGAAGTTTGGATCATATAGAAAGAGCCAGATCATTCCCACAGAGACTGAAGAGAGAATTGTTGGGAAGAAGTAAAGAGTACGAAGTGCAATATTAACTTTGGTGTTTTTAACTAAGAAGACTGCAAAAATCAGAGCCAGCGCAGTTTGGAAAATAACAACCAGGAATGTGAATTCAATGTTGTTACCTAGCGTTTTATAGAAGAGATCGTCATTGGTAAGTAGATTTGTAAAGTTTCTAAAGCCCACATTTTCAGGCTCGGTGATGCCATCCCAACGTCGTGTGGCAAATTGCAGGTTTTGCAGCGCTGGATATAAATAAAAAGCAAGGAAGAGAATCATCGCCGGTGCGCCCATTACATAATAAACAAGCGCATCTTTCTTACGCTTTTTACGGGTAGCAGGAGTACCGCTCCCACCAATGGTGGGAGCGGTACCGGTAGCTAGTTTTGTCTTAATTAGCCTTGCAACTTCTGCTTGATCTGCTTAGAGAAGTCAGGCAGAACATCGTCTGGGCTCTTGCCACCAACGATTTGAATGAGGGCATCCTGAGTCAAATCTGAAACTGAAGTATTCAGAATCAAGAAGCGTGGAGCCAACATTGTGTTCTTAGCCTGGAAGGCAGATGTATTTAGCAAGTCAACGTTTGCTGAGTAATCAACATCTAGAACGTTAACGTGCTGAGTAGTTGCAACTGCATAGATCGCTGCAACTGGACCTGTAGCCAAATATGACAAGAAGGATTTTGCAATCCGCTGGTCAGTTGGATTTGACTTAGCATTTACACTGAGGTTGAAGGTGTTGTTCATAATTCCTTCAGCGACAACTTTGCCATCTGTTAGAACCATGCTCATCAACTGCATCTTGCCGGTTAGCGCTGGGGCCAAAGTCTTGATTGAACCCATTGAGAATGTACCGGTAGGAAGAATTGGTGACTTACCTGTTGCGAACAAGTTGTAAGCAGCAGCTTCAGTAACACCTGTTGGGTTATCTGGGAAGCATCCTGCGTTACGTAGCTTGACGTAGATATCTGCAACGCCCTTGAACCATGTTGAAGTCAGATCGATCTTTCCTGAGTTCAAATCTGCCAAGTTTGCAGATAACGCATCGTAATCTGCTGCAGAGTTCATTAGAGCAGAGTTTGAGATCTGCGCTGCTTGTCCACGTGTTGCTCCTGGCCATGCAAGAGGAACATATCCCTTGGCCTTGGCATCCTTACACCAGGCGACCCAACCAGTTAGGTTCTTAGGAATATCCCACTTCTCTTTTGCCCAGAGTTCAGTGTTATAGACCGGGTTGTTAAATAGGTAGTGATAAGGAACTGCGAGTACGCGACCCTTTTCAACTCCCGCTGTTAGACCCTTTGATACGAGGTTGCGCTTTACGAAACGCTCGTTAGTTAGATCTGCTGGCAATCCACTCTTAACGAAGTCGTTGAAGATTGAACCACGTGCTGCAGCGAATAGAGCAGCCTTTGGATTTGCGAGGATCTGCACGCGTGCAGTTGCGTTGTAATCAGTTGTTGTCTTGATTACCTGAGTAATTTTTGTACCTGGGTACTTTGCTTCGTAGTTTGTAATGATCTTTTCGAAGTGGGCTTTATCTTCTGGGCGATAGTGCCAGAATTCAATTGATCCAGCTGGTGGAACAATCTCCTTGATTGGAGCACCGAGGCTTGAGCTTAGGCGAACCTTCTGCCAAGTCAGTTTTCCATTTGATCCAGCCTTGCAAACTAGTGATGTTGAACTTGTTCCTGTTGAAACACCTTCAACCTTGCAAGCCTTTCCTAAGACTTCTCCAGCTGCAAATGCCGATGGCAATGTTGAAACAGCGACTGCGAATGCAACCACAGCTACTGCGCCAAGGCGACGTGCACTAAAGGAAGTCATTCCTTGAGTTTTCATCATTTGTAGTCCTTTGCTAATCGAGGGTTTTAGTTGTTTTACCATTCTGTGAGGGGTATCCCTAACATCTTTGCCATTTGACGAATACCCGGACGCACATCTATCCACGAGATGACTAGATGATGCGGATATCCGCCAGTGACTATTCCATTTACTAACGCAGCAGCATCAGGTTGAGTGATAACCGTTGCGGTATTACCTTGGAAGTGATTGGGAGCAGGGATAGATTCCCCTCGGCTCACAACCATTCGTAAACCCGTGCTATTGCTCGGATCTACATCCCGATCAATACGGAACAGCGTTACTGGTCCGGTCTTGAGCGGAAAATTACCTGCAACGCCTAGTTTGCGATTGCAGTGTGTTGTTTGCGTTGCATTTTGTGGATCTGCCGCCAACTTTGTCGCAGCTGATCCGCAATGCCATAGTCGAACTAAACCTTTATCTGCATCTAGATCGACGATATCTACCAAATAGTTTTCATCTGAACCCAGTGACTCGCAAACCATCATGGTTACGGCGCCCAGCACATCGCGTTCGCAGGTTGTGACTGTGCCGCGATCTGAAAGGCGGCCAAGGGAAGAACAGATACAGGCACCCATTTCCGTTGGAAATTCTGGCCAGCAACGGATAGCAATTGCATCTAGGGACTCTTCTTCGCGCCAAGTATCTAGCGCAACTTCAACACCATAAACTTTCTTTGCCTCATCAACGTTTACTGAAGAAAGAGAAGGCTGCGCTGCTACCGCGTTTGCATAGGCTAATTCACGCGCTTCTTCCTTAACTTCAGCAATTCGGCCAAATGCATCTGTAATTGTTATCTGGCGAACATCAAGTCCAAAATACTTATTCAACTGTTTGCCATCAAATACACATGGAGTAAATCCAATTGGAGCATCTCCAACAGCGCCGATCTTTTTGCCCTTTAACCAAGCAAAAGCTTTTTCAACTTCGCCAGCGGGTGCAAATTCTCCAACAATAGATTTTGGAGCAGTCGCCTCTGGAAGTTTGCCGGCGAGCGCATCACGAATTGCACTGCGCACATTCGCTTCATCGGCGTTTCCATGGATATGACGGATTGATTGCCCAACATTCATCAGAGCATGTGCCGCAAGATTTACGCCGCACATTGAATTCAATTTAAGTCTTTCGCCAACTTCACCAGGTTCGCGCATCGACCAACCAAGGATGGGTCCATTAACTTTTCCAAAGAGTTCAACTGCCGGTGATGCATCTGCAAATGAGGCCATAAATAAAATGTGAAGGTCAGCCGCTGGAAGTTTTACCGCAGCGAGATCTTCAACAGTCATTACGAGTTCACTTGGCCCTACTACTGATGCGCCTAGTTCATTTAACAGTGCACGCGCGCTATCGAAATTAGCCTGGGCGCAGGTCAGATCAAAGGTAGGTCGCGCTAACGCGACGAGAGCTACAGTGCTCAATTTGCCTCCAGTGGTAAGACCTCTTGGTGAAGGGTGCCACTGGCGACCTAGCGAGTCAATGGGAAAGCGCGAGTTTTTCGCTTGTTATGAGACCGTTATGAGCAGGGCGATGGGGTTATCTTTGAAGGATGAAGGGTCTGGTCCGACCATTGACCTCAAAAGCGGGCCAATTCGGATCGTTGGTAAGTACCTCAACCCCCGACTTGGTCGCCAAGATCGTATCCTCAGCCTTCCAGCCTGTACCCGTTGGGTTCCATGCGATCGGTTGGTTGTGCGCAATCAATCTGGTTGTTCCCTGATTTGCTGGCCAATCACGAGGAAGGAAGCCGGTTGGCCCACCTTGGTGATGGTTCTGCCACTCATCCTTATCGAAACCATTTAGCGGGTAAGCAGCGATCGCAGCATTTATTGGATCTGAGAAAGGCCGACCAACCACAGTGGCATCGAACATCGCCGCCTCAACTTTAAATATTGATTCGTAGCCGTTTATCTCCTCTTGAGATAACTGCCCAAAACTGACAATTCTGGTTATTGATGCGATTAGCCCCTTATGTTTTGCGCATATTGAGGCCGAGACACGGTCTCCAATTGGCGTTGAGGTCGGTAGTGGATGGC is part of the Candidatus Planktophila lacus genome and harbors:
- a CDS encoding carbohydrate ABC transporter permease, whose amino-acid sequence is MIFKSSRIVSLTFFAALILIPSLIVVLGSFKTDSEVYNKPLSLPDVWSLDNYKRLLSDSDLEVSFRNSVVVTLLSVIFTLLFASLASFAIARMITVSGKVLATLFALGLAIPAQINLVPIYYIFRDLGLTNSFFGLVIINVTTTLPISIFILTAFFREISRDMYEASEVDGASPLRIYRSIALPLSRPAMGATAIFLFVINWNDLLWPLLLIQESDKKTLPLAMLAYRGEYFVSFSMLFTAVMVASLPMVIMYLMMQRSFIAGLTAGAVKG
- a CDS encoding carbohydrate ABC transporter permease, producing MGAPAMILFLAFYLYPALQNLQFATRRWDGITEPENVGFRNFTNLLTNDDLFYKTLGNNIEFTFLVVIFQTALALIFAVFLVKNTKVNIALRTLYFFPTILSSVSVGMIWLFLYDPNFGAINLFFNSVGLPSFALNWLGSESSALYAIAFSQVWFHTGQMMVVYIAGLQQIPKELYEAAEVDGASRWKQFTKITWPMAMPTTLVVMAYTTIQSFRAFDLIMVMTNSTAGPNNSTSIFSTLVYFTLFNELRLGYAAAQTIFMVATMVLITWLQRRAFSGRYEK
- a CDS encoding ABC transporter substrate-binding protein, which codes for MMKTQGMTSFSARRLGAVAVVAFAVAVSTLPSAFAAGEVLGKACKVEGVSTGTSSTSLVCKAGSNGKLTWQKVRLSSSLGAPIKEIVPPAGSIEFWHYRPEDKAHFEKIITNYEAKYPGTKITQVIKTTTDYNATARVQILANPKAALFAAARGSIFNDFVKSGLPADLTNERFVKRNLVSKGLTAGVEKGRVLAVPYHYLFNNPVYNTELWAKEKWDIPKNLTGWVAWCKDAKAKGYVPLAWPGATRGQAAQISNSALMNSAADYDALSANLADLNSGKIDLTSTWFKGVADIYVKLRNAGCFPDNPTGVTEAAAYNLFATGKSPILPTGTFSMGSIKTLAPALTGKMQLMSMVLTDGKVVAEGIMNNTFNLSVNAKSNPTDQRIAKSFLSYLATGPVAAIYAVATTQHVNVLDVDYSANVDLLNTSAFQAKNTMLAPRFLILNTSVSDLTQDALIQIVGGKSPDDVLPDFSKQIKQKLQG